In Vespa velutina chromosome 1, iVesVel2.1, whole genome shotgun sequence, the genomic stretch atttattaatggCCGGATATGATGATGATCTTGGTCctcaattgtattttatagattatttagCTTCTTGCGTGAAAGTACCATATGCAGCACATGGATATGGaggtttcttttctctttctatattggATAGATATCATAATTATGGTAAGTAATTATGAATTGTGAAAAagtgattataatattatcattgttaatttaattaaattttatatgtagagtaaaatttaattcttgctttattatttactactATTGTAGATATgtcagaagaagaaggatatgAACTAATGAAGAAATGTGTTAGAGAAATTCATAAAAGACTTATTGTGAATTTACCTAATTTCAAAGTCCAAAAAATATCCAAAGATGGAATAAAGAACATGAAACCTATCACGGCACAAAATTTGGCTGTCGAAGATGTTGCTAAAGTGtaataaattacttttccatattttcataatactGTCATTCTGATTATAAGAATAAGGatagttaaatataattcaattatctattatagaatatttgttattttactatatttttacTGCATTTTAAATGCAATAATCATAATCTGTCAGGCTCATACAATCAAAAGTTGTGTGaagaaacatatattataaataataatgcatgaattagtttaaatataaaagcttttcatatacatatttttattggtaATATTACAGAAACaagttatacatatacattatattttaatttaattttgtgaaattaagttttgtaataaaaattggtTTAGACAtactcatttatttaaaataaaattaatagaaatttcaaattgtagattctttttaaatatatttaatattctagaatgatatttcattttctatgcTTACAATTAACAAAGTTGTATAAGAATAAGTATGAAGGAGTACTAACAAATAAATTCACAAAAATAGATTTTGTATAACCTACAAGTAGATTGTCTAATATCTTAAGTAGCGTGGCACTTATAATTTTAACAGAAGTAGAAAAGAGGGGGGAGGGTAATCAAAACCAATTGATTGCATTATATGATGTGGTGAacttatatcaatttttgtttACTATGTgctataaaattgattttacaaTGTAAAGTTTATCactaagaaattttttcaaaattaatacaaGAAATACAAGTCCAAGGAATTCTCACAAAAAATTGtacttcataaatattattatatataggaaTAGTTGCACAGAAAGTGCAAACTACTATGCACCgaatgataaatgaaatgacTTTTGTGCCATCACAGCATCTAACTTgcatatcgtatttatttaaaaataaattaacttaATATGCAAggtagattttatatatattatagaaaacagatgttttttcttctattcataatgaatttatgaaataaccAATAGTAACATAACAGGAATGTCATATCACTTATGGTAatctgaaaatttatttatctttttttacttctacttGAGTTTGCGTTGTTTGTTCTGACTGTTGTACTGTATTTGTTGGTTGAGCAGGATGATCTTCATATCtgaaattttgatatatatatatcacttttaaatattaatatataattttttatatattataaaacgaacgaacaatgCTTACGAAAATAAAGCTTTGAGATCTCCTTTGACTAATGCTAGTAATAATGGCGTTCCTAAACAAGCAGGTGCCAGATATAACAGAGCAGGTTGTGCATGTTTAAACAAAtgcattatcgatattgttatAAGTAATCCCATAAAGTAAGCAAAAAATGTtgcataaaaatatacatttgtttttctGCTCAAACTATTATCAAACCTCAATAAAAGAGCAATAAAAATTCCAGGTAAAACAATATCTCCTAAGCCTAACATTGCAAAGTTATTAGCACTAAGACCTTTTTCTAAAAGATCTTGTGGAAAAACGAGCTTCATTGGCACTTCAAATGATTTTGCTACTGTTATCATTACATCTGTACCAAATACCCAAAAAGcatcataaaaaagaagaccGCTAAGTAAAATGCATCCAGTGACAACATTATTGAGATGTAATAATTCAACACCATTAATTGCAAATGCAAttccaaataaattattggCAATCCAATgctgaaaaaaatatacattattgaaaatataatacgaaaagttatatgtaaataatattcatagaaGTATGTTTTTGTAAATTACCTTTTTCAAAAGATACCAAGCACCAACAATAGAACAACATATTAGACAAACTATATCATgaagattaaatttataattgataatatgcTTAGTATGATCACCTTCTCCTTTTGTAAATTGAATATGATATGGAGTTTTTGGAATCACAGCAGGAACCAATGAAGAAATCAAAGgactataattaaaaattctttttaaatattattacaaatatatcttaatataCAGAAATCTGGTATTTACCTTGTAAGATGGCATAAAGCTAAAATtccaagaaagaagaaataaccaACTAAAATTAGGTTCACATATTCCTTAGTAAATATCTGCgtgtgaaaagaaatatttttttaataaatattttatagaaattacaacaatatttcataaaataattataaattttcttttaccttatataatatatataagctaAATAATGTAAAGCTGGAAATTAAAGGAAACATTGCTGCTTCTTTCAGAGACATTGTATCAGGCTGTTCGCCTTTGGCTTTATAATGttgctataaaaataattgacaagtcttataataaaaacatatatatacgtctaaAGTTGATTACTGTTtaatgcgcgcgcgcgtatgttgtgtatgtgtgtatgtgtgtggtaTAATTGATacataaatttgatatattatgtattattgataatactaaatatatatctaaaaaaatatatacatataaataaaaatctccattaattacaatattataagattttcaaatattgTTAAACATTACAATGACTTTATAACATATGCCAATATGCCAAAATATATAGCTAACCTGCTGCTCCTTATGGTGCTTAACAGCTCGGAAGCTACCAAAAAAAATTGGTAATATCGCCATTATTACAAGGCTTCCATAAGCTATAGCTATTCCTTCGGGAGTCGAAGTGGAAGTTCCATTATTTCGTTCAGTAACATTTTCACTTGCTTGTGtaacaatttcatttattgaaCTTGCCATCTTGGGTATTTAGCTGATGGACACGACTACACTGTCGTGCACGTTTTACCCAAACGTTATCTATTCTAACAGATGGCGGAAAATGACAAGTCTACCAACATACTATAAgtgtaacaattataaaagcaatatttttgaaaatttgataaaaatatgttaaatgttatatttatatattattaattcaatattaaatcaaattaatcatatctaatattagaaaaatatttttattttgattatgtgatactatgatatatttattttttaac encodes the following:
- the LOC124948760 gene encoding proteasome subunit beta type-2-like gives rise to the protein MECLIGIQFKDFVLVAADMTNSQSIMVMKSDEEKIHKMSDKLVMAVSGESGDTTQFSEYIGKNIQLYKMRNGYELSPQAATAFTRRNLADYLRSQTPYTVNLLMAGYDDDLGPQLYFIDYLASCVKVPYAAHGYGGFFSLSILDRYHNYDMSEEEGYELMKKCVREIHKRLIVNLPNFKVQKISKDGIKNMKPITAQNLAVEDVAKV
- the LOC124948755 gene encoding minor histocompatibility antigen H13, translating into MASSINEIVTQASENVTERNNGTSTSTPEGIAIAYGSLVIMAILPIFFGSFRAVKHHKEQQQHYKAKGEQPDTMSLKEAAMFPLISSFTLFSLYILYKIFTKEYVNLILVGYFFFLGILALCHLTSPLISSLVPAVIPKTPYHIQFTKGEGDHTKHIINYKFNLHDIVCLICCSIVGAWYLLKKHWIANNLFGIAFAINGVELLHLNNVVTGCILLSGLLFYDAFWVFGTDVMITVAKSFEVPMKLVFPQDLLEKGLSANNFAMLGLGDIVLPGIFIALLLRFDNSLSRKTNVYFYATFFAYFMGLLITISIMHLFKHAQPALLYLAPACLGTPLLLALVKGDLKALFSYEDHPAQPTNTVQQSEQTTQTQVEVKKDK